The following proteins come from a genomic window of Candidatus Bipolaricaulis sibiricus:
- a CDS encoding 4-hydroxy-3-methylbut-2-enyl diphosphate reductase, whose protein sequence is MIEIELAQVYGFCPGVRRAVEMVEEHLRERGPLATLGAIVHNARVVDRLAARGAQGVGSLDEVRAPAVAITAHGAGPEVVEEIRRRGLALVDTTCPIVKRAQEAAHRLTAAGFAVLIYGEATHPEVEGLLAWTGGRGHATLVPADVPPAGDGRLAIVSQTTKEREAFWEFVGAVVAWSRGALRELQVVDTTCPETGRRYRAAQDLAQRVEAIFVVGSRNSANTRRLAEVVRATGVRTHFIESEDEIEREWLSGLSRVGVTAGASTPDEAVQAVISRLENVGGNR, encoded by the coding sequence ATGATCGAGATCGAGCTTGCCCAGGTGTACGGGTTCTGCCCCGGGGTGCGGCGGGCGGTGGAGATGGTCGAGGAACACCTCCGCGAGCGGGGGCCGCTCGCCACGCTCGGAGCGATCGTCCACAACGCCCGGGTGGTGGACCGCCTCGCCGCCCGGGGGGCCCAGGGGGTGGGGTCCCTGGACGAGGTGCGGGCCCCGGCGGTCGCGATCACCGCCCACGGAGCGGGGCCGGAGGTGGTCGAGGAGATCCGCCGGCGGGGCCTGGCCCTCGTGGACACGACGTGCCCGATCGTGAAGCGGGCCCAGGAAGCGGCCCACCGCCTGACCGCGGCCGGGTTCGCCGTGCTCATCTACGGCGAGGCGACCCACCCCGAGGTCGAGGGACTCCTCGCCTGGACGGGAGGACGGGGTCACGCCACCCTCGTTCCGGCCGACGTCCCCCCCGCGGGGGACGGCCGGCTGGCGATCGTGTCCCAGACCACCAAGGAGCGGGAGGCGTTCTGGGAGTTCGTTGGGGCCGTGGTTGCCTGGAGCCGAGGCGCGCTCCGCGAGCTCCAGGTGGTGGACACGACGTGCCCGGAGACGGGCCGGCGCTACCGTGCGGCCCAGGACCTCGCCCAGCGCGTGGAGGCGATCTTCGTCGTCGGCTCCCGGAACTCCGCCAACACCCGGCGCCTGGCGGAGGTCGTCCGCGCCACCGGGGTCCGCACCCACTTCATCGAGTCCGAGGACGAGATCGAGCGGGAATGGCTTTCGGGGCTGTCGCGCGTCGGGGTCACCGCCGGAGCCTCGACTCCCGACGAGGCCGTCCAGGCCGTGATCTCCCGGCTTGAGAACGTGGGAGGGAACCGATGA
- a CDS encoding Squalene---hopene cyclase — MPDREALRDATRAPAPVARHPSPCTDLDRAIDRAVEWLLSHQSPEGYFWGELESNATITAEHLFLTHVLGIGSQELWEAIAREILSEQREEGFWANWYGGPGDLSTSVEAYVALKMAGVDPQSPEMEKARAWILLHGGVERARVFTKMWLALLGEWPWDATPMLPPELVLLPDRFPGSVYSFASWARATIVPLAILRALNPVHPLPPRMRIDELFPAGRSGADLRLPRKGGAWGALFAGVDRALRIHERRVIKPLRRHALREAEAWIVERQESDGCWGGIQPPWVYGLIALYALGYAVDSPPVKRGLEGFARYAVTAETLARYPFLVTDKPARGFRLQSCISPVWDTGLAMIALQDAGLAPDDPALVRAGSWLLGEQIFVGGDWQVRCGVRPGGWSFEFDNDVYPDTDDTAVVLIALTGVDLPERTKSFAQGRGREWLMGMQSKGGGWGAFDRNNTHTFLRQIPFADFGELIDPPSADVTAHVVEFLGRTGHRPGFRPLDRALRYLWKEQEGDGSWYGRWGVNHLYGTGAVLPALQTIGFPMVDPRVRKAVGFLLSRQNEDGGWGEDVLSYHRAELRGRGPSCPSQTAWALLGLLAAGEGQAKAVQRGIAYLVETQREDGTWDEPEFTGTGFPTDFMIRYHLYRHVFPLMVLGRAREGR; from the coding sequence ATGCCTGACCGAGAAGCGCTACGGGATGCGACCCGGGCCCCTGCACCCGTAGCCCGTCACCCGTCACCCTGCACCGACCTCGATCGGGCGATCGACCGCGCGGTGGAGTGGCTTCTTTCCCATCAGTCGCCCGAGGGGTACTTCTGGGGGGAGCTCGAGAGCAACGCCACAATCACCGCCGAGCACCTGTTCCTGACCCACGTGTTGGGGATCGGTTCCCAAGAGCTGTGGGAGGCCATTGCTCGGGAGATCCTCTCTGAGCAGCGGGAGGAGGGGTTCTGGGCCAACTGGTACGGTGGGCCAGGGGACCTCTCGACCTCTGTCGAGGCCTACGTGGCCCTGAAGATGGCCGGGGTCGACCCGCAGAGCCCGGAGATGGAGAAGGCCCGGGCGTGGATCCTCCTCCACGGCGGGGTGGAGCGGGCCCGGGTGTTCACCAAGATGTGGCTTGCGCTCCTGGGGGAGTGGCCGTGGGACGCCACCCCCATGCTCCCTCCCGAGCTCGTCCTCCTTCCCGACCGCTTCCCGGGTAGCGTGTACTCGTTCGCGTCCTGGGCCCGGGCGACGATCGTCCCGTTGGCCATCCTCCGGGCCTTGAACCCGGTCCATCCGCTTCCGCCGCGGATGCGCATCGACGAGCTGTTCCCTGCGGGGAGGAGCGGCGCCGACCTGCGCCTCCCCCGCAAGGGTGGCGCGTGGGGGGCGTTGTTCGCGGGGGTGGATCGGGCCCTGCGGATCCACGAGCGGAGGGTGATCAAGCCCCTGCGCCGGCACGCCCTCAGGGAGGCCGAGGCGTGGATCGTTGAGCGGCAGGAGTCGGACGGGTGCTGGGGGGGAATCCAGCCTCCCTGGGTGTACGGCCTGATCGCACTCTACGCCCTGGGGTACGCCGTGGACTCCCCGCCCGTCAAGCGGGGCCTGGAGGGTTTCGCCCGCTACGCCGTCACCGCGGAGACGCTCGCCCGCTACCCGTTCCTCGTCACCGACAAGCCGGCGCGCGGTTTTCGTCTCCAGTCCTGCATCTCCCCGGTGTGGGACACCGGGCTGGCGATGATCGCCCTCCAGGACGCGGGGTTGGCCCCCGACGACCCTGCTCTCGTCCGGGCGGGGTCGTGGCTTCTCGGAGAGCAGATCTTCGTCGGCGGGGACTGGCAGGTCCGGTGCGGGGTCCGACCGGGGGGATGGTCGTTCGAGTTCGACAACGATGTCTACCCGGACACGGACGACACGGCAGTGGTGCTGATCGCGTTGACGGGCGTCGACCTGCCCGAGCGGACCAAGAGCTTCGCCCAGGGGCGAGGGCGGGAGTGGCTCATGGGGATGCAGTCGAAGGGCGGGGGGTGGGGGGCGTTCGACCGCAACAACACCCACACCTTCCTCCGCCAGATCCCGTTCGCCGACTTCGGAGAACTCATCGATCCCCCGTCCGCGGACGTGACCGCCCATGTGGTGGAGTTCCTCGGCCGCACCGGGCACCGCCCTGGATTTCGCCCCTTGGATCGGGCGCTGCGCTACCTGTGGAAAGAACAGGAGGGGGACGGGTCGTGGTACGGCCGATGGGGGGTGAACCACCTCTATGGGACTGGGGCCGTGCTCCCGGCCCTGCAGACCATCGGGTTCCCGATGGTCGACCCCCGGGTGCGGAAGGCCGTGGGCTTCCTCCTCTCCCGTCAGAACGAGGACGGGGGGTGGGGCGAGGATGTCCTGTCCTACCACCGGGCCGAGCTTCGGGGGCGGGGGCCGTCGTGTCCGTCCCAGACTGCGTGGGCCCTCCTGGGGCTCCTCGCCGCCGGGGAGGGGCAGGCCAAGGCCGTCCAGCGGGGAATCGCGTACCTGGTGGAGACGCAACGCGAGGACGGGACGTGGGACGAGCCCGAGTTCACGGGAACCGGGTTTCCCACCGACTTCATGATCCGGTACCACCTCTATCGGCATGTGTTCCCGCTCATGGTCCTCGGTCGGGCCCGGGAGGGGCGATGA
- a CDS encoding (E)-4-hydroxy-3-methylbut-2-enyl-diphosphate synthase (flavodoxin) — MTRVVRVGGVAIGGRNPVAVQSMTNTPPTDVAATVAQLRRLQAAGCEIVRVAVPDRAAADAIREIKREVTVPIVADIHYDHRLALAALAAGADKLRLNPGNLRDPEKIRAVARAAGERGVPIRVGVNAGSVDVRFQSSQREVRPEGLVDAALWEVELLERAGFRDIVVAIKAHDVPLTVEANRLLRQKGDWPVHLGITEAGMEWEGAIRSAVGIGILLAEGIGDTLRVSLAGDPVREVEAGWEILAALGLRRRGPTYVVCPTCGRTGIDVPGLARAVRAGLAHLVQPLTIAIMGCPVNGVGEAERADFAILGGRGFGTLYAHGRVVQPRVPEERLATELMALVLQEVADA, encoded by the coding sequence ATGACACGGGTCGTCCGCGTGGGCGGCGTCGCGATCGGAGGACGGAACCCAGTCGCCGTCCAGTCGATGACGAACACCCCCCCCACGGACGTGGCGGCCACGGTGGCCCAGCTCCGCCGGCTGCAGGCCGCGGGGTGTGAGATCGTGCGGGTGGCAGTGCCCGACCGGGCCGCGGCCGACGCGATTCGGGAGATCAAGCGCGAGGTGACGGTCCCCATCGTGGCCGACATCCACTACGACCACCGGCTGGCCCTCGCCGCCCTCGCCGCGGGGGCGGACAAGCTCCGCCTCAACCCCGGCAACCTCCGCGACCCGGAGAAGATCCGGGCCGTGGCCCGGGCCGCCGGGGAGCGGGGCGTCCCGATCCGGGTCGGGGTCAACGCCGGCTCGGTGGACGTTCGGTTCCAGAGCTCCCAACGGGAGGTCAGGCCCGAGGGGCTCGTGGACGCCGCCCTGTGGGAGGTCGAGCTCCTCGAGCGGGCGGGGTTCCGCGACATCGTGGTCGCGATTAAGGCCCACGACGTCCCCCTCACCGTGGAGGCGAACCGCCTCCTCCGCCAGAAGGGGGACTGGCCCGTGCACCTCGGGATCACCGAGGCGGGGATGGAGTGGGAGGGGGCGATCCGGTCCGCGGTGGGGATCGGGATCCTCCTCGCGGAGGGGATCGGGGATACGCTGCGCGTGTCGTTGGCCGGTGACCCGGTGCGGGAGGTGGAGGCGGGGTGGGAGATCCTCGCCGCCCTCGGGCTCCGGAGGAGGGGCCCGACGTACGTCGTCTGCCCCACGTGCGGGCGGACGGGGATCGACGTCCCCGGGCTCGCCCGCGCGGTGCGGGCCGGGCTCGCCCACCTCGTCCAGCCCCTGACGATCGCCATCATGGGCTGCCCGGTGAACGGCGTCGGGGAGGCAGAAAGGGCCGACTTCGCGATCCTTGGCGGGAGGGGGTTCGGCACCCTGTACGCCCACGGACGGGTCGTTCAGCCCAGGGTCCCGGAGGAGCGGCTGGCCACGGAGCTCATGGCGCTCGTCCTCCAGGAGGTCGCAGATGCCTGA